One genomic segment of Nitratidesulfovibrio sp. includes these proteins:
- a CDS encoding LexA family transcriptional regulator, whose protein sequence is MSTFEEVFERIKLATNTRTQVELAEVLDIRQSSISDAKRRNSVPSDWYMKLFEKFGLNPDWLKKASGPMYLRTEQGYQPLDAPAAGMVLEDPARYGDPDAKSSVVTVHSMHCEVTDQGGGPLKGIGKLSVPQSYSGPSVQVVRMDASSMEPLVRKGAYVGMDTAQKNVVSGELYGVYVPYEGVALKRIFLDAEKARFVLRSENPAHPEQYLPVDKHAERIVGRVAWVLQRF, encoded by the coding sequence GTGTCCACCTTTGAAGAAGTCTTTGAACGTATCAAACTGGCCACCAATACGCGTACGCAGGTGGAGCTTGCCGAGGTACTCGACATCCGGCAATCCAGCATTTCCGACGCCAAACGCCGCAATTCGGTGCCCTCCGACTGGTACATGAAGCTGTTCGAGAAGTTCGGCCTGAACCCCGACTGGCTCAAGAAGGCCTCTGGTCCCATGTACCTGCGTACCGAGCAGGGCTACCAGCCCCTGGACGCCCCGGCAGCGGGCATGGTGCTGGAGGATCCGGCCCGCTACGGCGACCCGGATGCCAAGAGCAGCGTGGTTACCGTGCATTCCATGCATTGCGAGGTCACGGACCAGGGCGGTGGCCCATTGAAGGGCATCGGCAAGCTGTCCGTGCCGCAGTCGTATTCCGGCCCCTCCGTGCAGGTGGTGCGCATGGATGCTTCGAGCATGGAGCCGCTGGTGCGCAAGGGTGCCTACGTGGGCATGGATACGGCACAGAAGAATGTGGTCTCTGGCGAACTGTACGGCGTGTACGTTCCTTACGAGGGCGTGGCGCTGAAACGCATCTTCCTTGATGCGGAAAAGGCCCGCTTCGTGCTGCGTTCCGAAAATCCCGCCCACCCCGAACAATACCTGCCCGTGGACAAGCATGCGGAACGCATCGTTGGTCGCGTGGCCTGGGTGCTGCAACGTTTCTGA